The sequence below is a genomic window from Anser cygnoides isolate HZ-2024a breed goose chromosome 8, Taihu_goose_T2T_genome, whole genome shotgun sequence.
CGGCTCCCCGCACCGCCCCGGGGCGGGCCAGGCCGCTGCCCCGGCGTCCCCTTCGCTCGGAGCCCGGTGAGCCGGCGGCGTGCGCGGGGAGAGCCGGGGCTGGCCCcggggagggcttggggggggggttaaagaGGGGGCTCAGCCCGGGGTTGGGGGCTCCGCATGTCAGCCCCAGCGGGGAATCGGGGTGGGGGATCTCTGGGGAAAAACCcctttattttttggggggggaggaataTGCGCGCGGGTCTCCCCAGCGCACCGCACAGCCCCCGGGGTTAGGAGCGGGGTGCTCGTGCTGTGTGCCGCTGTGGGGGCACATCTTTCATCCCCTACCCCCCACTTCCCCCCAGTCTCACAGGCTGCTCTCCGCAGCGCCCCATGCCTGCCCCCCGCCGTGACTTTAGGGCAAGGTCACTGCCCCACGCCTGGAGCAGGAGCCTTTCAGATGGAGCCTGCCccgtcccgtgtccccccatctGCCCGCTGCATTTCCAGCCGCTGGTACAGGCTGTCCCCCCGAAAccctcccagcctccctgcGACACCCCTGAGGGACACACGGCTGCAGAGGGATGCACGCAAGTGCACTTGGGCTCCGTGCACGGTGGGGGAACAGCCCCTTCCCGCGGCTGGCGAGCCCCCGCTAACCCCCGCCATCCTCCCGCAGCATGCCCAGGCCATGGCAGCCTCCCTGAGCCGCCCGTGCTTCGTCTCCCTCCACGTGCCCtacaggcagggctgggcccAGGACCTGGCTGCCTCCTTTCGCTTCCAGCCCGTGGCCGTGCGGGAGACGCCGCGGGTGAGGCAGCTGGCACTGCGCCGGGGAGCCGCCGTCTTCCTCCTCAACCAGCATCTGGCACCATCCGGGGCCTCCTCTCGAGATTTCCTCTATGATGTGGACCCCCAGCCCGCTTTGGGCACGGCCTCCAACGTCTGCTTCGAGGTGGAGGACGTGCCGGGGCTCTGCGAGCGGCTGCAGGGCCGGGGGTGCTCCgtgcccgtgccccccaccGAGGTGAGCGATGACGGCGGCTCCGTCACCTACGGCGTGGTGAGGTCCGTGGTGGGCAACATCAGCCATACCCTGCTGGACCGATCCCGCTACCGGGGACCCTTCCTGCCCGGCTTCCAGACCGTGCGGGGAGCACCCCGCGAGGCGGGGGACAGGGTGGAGATCACCGATTTCGACCACATCACCTACGTCTGCCCGCGGGGCGGCGCGCGGGCAGCTCTGGACTGGTACCAGCGCTGCTTCGGCTTCCAGCGCTTCCTGCTGAGCCCGCAGGAGAGGCTGGCCGAGGGCTACGTGCTGGGCGGGCAGGGGGTCGGCATGCTCCTCCTCGCCCTGCAGAGCGCCCAGGGCTCCTCGGCCCCCAGCTGCAAGCTTGTCCTCGCCGAGTCCCTCTCCGAGGACAGCCCGAACCAAGTCGACACCTTCCTAGCGCagcacggcggggccgggatCCAGCACGTCGGCCTCCGCACGCCGGATATTGTTTCCGCCACCAGGGCCCTGCGGCAGGCCGGCGTGCGGTTCTTCATGCCCCCCGCCACCTATTACAGCCAGGTgggcaaggaggaagagatCCGAGGGGCCGGGCAAGACCCCTGCAcgctggcagagctgggcatCCTGCTGGACACCACGGTGCCCGGGGAGAATGAGAGGCCGGGCACTGACGCCACAGAGAGCCCTTCCCGGAATTACTTGATGCAGATCTTCACCCATCCCATCTTCTCCGAGGAAACCTTCTTCCTGGAGCTCATTGACCGGCGGGGAGCTCCTGGCTTCGGGGAAGGCAATATTCGGGCGCTGTGGAAAGCTGTGCAGGTCTATATGGACCAGCGGCAGTAGAGGcagccttcctccagcagctccccttCTCTCCATCCCAGCCCTGGGCCAATACGCCGCTGTAGGGCTTCCAGCGGGCACCTGGCACAGCCCAGGTTGGCAGGGACCAAGGGAGGTCTCCAGCACAAGCCCGCGCCAACAACAccagtgcagcagcaggttgCTTGGGGCCAGGTCCAGTGGGGCTCTGAGCACTCCCCGGGATGGAGgtttcctccccttccttggGCTCCCACTGATTTATCAGCCTTACATTAATAGCATTCTGCCTTAATTTCATGTGAATCTAATGAGACCTGTGCCTGCAGCATGGCTGCGAGCACTGCTGGCACAACAACCCCACGTGGGGGGATGAGGAGAGCGCTATGGACACTGCAGCTCACCACCACTTACCACCCAGAGCATCGTCAGCCCCCGAACAGGGAAAGCGACTGCCTCTTTGTCACCTAAATTAAAGAGTTAACCTGAGAGATGATCAtaactttttcttct
It includes:
- the HPDL gene encoding 4-hydroxyphenylpyruvate dioxygenase-like protein codes for the protein MAASLSRPCFVSLHVPYRQGWAQDLAASFRFQPVAVRETPRVRQLALRRGAAVFLLNQHLAPSGASSRDFLYDVDPQPALGTASNVCFEVEDVPGLCERLQGRGCSVPVPPTEVSDDGGSVTYGVVRSVVGNISHTLLDRSRYRGPFLPGFQTVRGAPREAGDRVEITDFDHITYVCPRGGARAALDWYQRCFGFQRFLLSPQERLAEGYVLGGQGVGMLLLALQSAQGSSAPSCKLVLAESLSEDSPNQVDTFLAQHGGAGIQHVGLRTPDIVSATRALRQAGVRFFMPPATYYSQVGKEEEIRGAGQDPCTLAELGILLDTTVPGENERPGTDATESPSRNYLMQIFTHPIFSEETFFLELIDRRGAPGFGEGNIRALWKAVQVYMDQRQ